A window from Candidatus Nitrospira neomarina encodes these proteins:
- a CDS encoding DUF2235 domain-containing protein, which produces MKPFWVFCTIIVFCFTGCGGSQTHSESSGEEIGNFQVPEIIEANLQVQVFKGNPNEVKSIFVFLDGTRNNSQTGTNVWRLFDLIKRINNPQTTSIYIEGVGLDSPIFGAAIGGGLESRIRRGYEFITNHYKQEDDIYIFGFSRGAHAARSLAGLLSYAGIPIIDTESNQGSSKVGNKIIELVKRRAEKDFLEKWENWKPGQPPLLTEEIKHQLNLNVQSTEVKFLGVWDTVPGSSFKKYLDCNEKRGIFKRFFYWLPGISKEERYKTDSYPAIRHIAHAVSFDEKRSKFFPLLLCPAINQEFTTIQEVWFPGAHSDVGGGYEDSSELPAVSLNWMVNKLSEHYQFKTDPPNFEENPQGLAHWSFGEEPGNFMSDCEDRQPPEEALIHESVNERQNSVGGVPILDRGKLLKLPYPIKCSDMNS; this is translated from the coding sequence ATGAAACCTTTTTGGGTTTTTTGTACTATCATTGTTTTCTGCTTCACGGGGTGTGGAGGGTCACAAACACATTCTGAATCCTCGGGAGAGGAAATAGGAAATTTTCAGGTTCCGGAAATTATCGAGGCGAACCTGCAAGTCCAAGTTTTCAAAGGAAATCCTAATGAAGTAAAAAGTATTTTTGTTTTTTTGGATGGAACGCGAAATAATTCCCAAACCGGAACAAATGTTTGGCGACTGTTTGATTTAATCAAAAGGATCAATAATCCTCAAACCACGAGTATTTATATAGAAGGAGTTGGGCTGGATAGTCCGATTTTCGGGGCAGCCATTGGTGGAGGGTTAGAGAGTCGCATTAGACGAGGTTATGAGTTTATTACAAATCATTATAAGCAGGAAGATGACATATACATTTTTGGATTCAGTAGAGGTGCCCACGCTGCGCGTTCCCTCGCCGGTCTTCTTTCCTACGCTGGTATTCCAATAATTGATACGGAAAGCAATCAAGGCTCCTCAAAAGTAGGAAATAAGATTATAGAGCTTGTAAAGCGGAGGGCCGAGAAAGATTTTTTAGAAAAATGGGAAAACTGGAAACCAGGTCAACCGCCTTTACTGACTGAAGAAATCAAACATCAACTTAATTTAAATGTGCAATCCACGGAGGTAAAATTTTTAGGAGTTTGGGATACAGTCCCAGGTTCTTCTTTTAAAAAATACTTGGATTGCAATGAAAAACGCGGAATTTTTAAAAGATTTTTTTATTGGTTACCGGGCATCAGTAAAGAAGAGCGATACAAAACTGATTCGTATCCAGCCATTAGACATATTGCCCATGCAGTCTCTTTTGATGAAAAAAGAAGCAAATTTTTCCCTCTTCTGCTTTGTCCTGCCATAAATCAAGAATTTACCACTATACAAGAAGTGTGGTTTCCTGGCGCTCATTCTGACGTCGGTGGAGGATATGAAGATTCCAGTGAACTCCCAGCCGTTTCACTCAACTGGATGGTGAATAAGCTCTCAGAACATTATCAGTTTAAAACTGATCCTCCGAATTTTGAAGAAAATCCACAAGGCTTAGCACATTGGTCTTTTGGCGAAGAGCCAGGAAATTTTATGAGCGATTGCGAGGATCGGCAGCCTCCAGAAGAAGCCCTAATCCATGAAAGTGTAAACGAGCGACAAAATTCTGTGGGTGGAGTGCCAATTTTAGATAGGGGAAAGCTATTGAAATTGCCTTATCCTATAAAATGTTCCGACATGAATTCTTAA
- a CDS encoding NADH-quinone oxidoreductase subunit 5 family protein, with protein MTTAVFIPLLPLLAAMLIGWQGKRLKSRVAWLGIVATAGSTLFSFLTLYQVSTEGPFQLTFWSWGHGPSPSLTFGMLVDRLTAVMMVLISSVSTIIHLYSRRYLQGDPGYERFFGLLGLMTFTILSLVASSNFLVLFLFWQLLSWVLYLLLAFNFSHTLACEYARKTLLVHRIGDISFLCGLLLIFQYFGTFEFAAVFQRAAADPPMIRLWSGSSFEISIVPVIALLIFVGAMAKSAQFPLHVWLPDTMDSPTPVSALMHAGIINAGGFLLNRLAPLYALSPTTLHLVFIVGVLTVLLGASMMLVQNDIKKTLGFSTMGQMGYMIMECGLGAFALAIFHLIAHGFFKASLFLASGSIIQDARHEPKFPPASGHQPTRLPNKLTWTTGLLVTLFMPLIILLVAHGVLDVPLQDDHGAVIFLFFGWVTASQAIFSIYRLHAVASWKVAGAMIVTLFFIGFVYLWAGETFTHFLYPAPGVADGFFKAAAFPPQVFDAVIIFSTLVVLFGWLVLYTTARGQKILNPNWVLAIRQAGWVLLINRCYVDGIYKKTGSALLRLAQKVAYRY; from the coding sequence ATGACTACAGCCGTTTTCATTCCTCTCCTTCCCCTGCTGGCCGCCATGCTCATCGGGTGGCAGGGCAAACGCCTGAAGTCTCGCGTAGCGTGGCTCGGGATTGTGGCCACCGCCGGGTCCACCCTTTTTTCCTTTTTGACCCTGTATCAGGTCAGTACAGAAGGCCCGTTTCAACTCACCTTCTGGTCGTGGGGGCACGGACCCTCGCCTTCACTGACATTCGGGATGTTGGTCGATCGGCTGACGGCGGTGATGATGGTGCTTATCTCCAGTGTCAGTACCATCATTCATCTGTATTCCCGCCGATATTTACAGGGTGATCCGGGATACGAGCGGTTTTTCGGGTTACTCGGGTTGATGACCTTCACCATCCTTTCATTGGTGGCCAGTTCAAATTTCCTAGTGTTGTTTCTGTTCTGGCAATTATTGAGTTGGGTGTTGTATCTCCTCTTGGCCTTCAATTTTTCTCATACCCTGGCGTGCGAATATGCGCGAAAAACGTTATTGGTTCATCGAATCGGGGATATCAGTTTTCTCTGTGGCCTCCTGCTTATTTTTCAGTATTTTGGCACGTTCGAATTTGCGGCCGTGTTTCAGCGGGCGGCTGCGGATCCGCCGATGATCCGGTTGTGGTCCGGGTCTTCTTTTGAAATCAGCATCGTGCCGGTCATCGCGCTGCTGATTTTCGTCGGCGCGATGGCCAAATCCGCACAATTTCCATTGCACGTCTGGCTTCCGGACACGATGGACTCTCCGACCCCGGTCTCCGCCCTCATGCATGCCGGAATTATCAATGCCGGAGGGTTCCTGCTGAACCGGTTGGCCCCATTGTACGCTCTGTCCCCCACCACCCTTCATCTCGTGTTCATCGTGGGAGTCCTCACCGTCCTGCTCGGAGCCTCGATGATGTTGGTTCAGAATGACATCAAGAAAACTTTGGGTTTTTCTACCATGGGACAAATGGGGTACATGATCATGGAATGCGGGCTTGGCGCTTTTGCCTTAGCCATCTTTCACCTCATCGCCCATGGATTTTTCAAAGCCTCCCTCTTTCTGGCCTCAGGCAGTATTATTCAGGACGCGCGGCATGAACCGAAATTTCCTCCGGCCTCCGGCCATCAGCCGACCCGGCTGCCGAACAAACTGACGTGGACGACAGGATTGCTCGTCACGCTGTTCATGCCGCTGATTATTCTATTGGTAGCCCATGGGGTCCTGGACGTGCCTCTTCAAGATGATCATGGAGCGGTGATCTTTCTCTTTTTCGGATGGGTCACGGCCTCACAAGCCATTTTCAGCATCTACCGCCTGCATGCCGTGGCTTCCTGGAAGGTCGCCGGTGCCATGATCGTGACGTTGTTTTTCATCGGATTCGTCTATTTATGGGCCGGTGAAACTTTCACGCATTTTCTTTATCCGGCTCCCGGCGTGGCGGATGGATTCTTTAAAGCCGCCGCCTTCCCCCCGCAGGTGTTCGATGCGGTGATCATTTTTTCTACGCTGGTGGTGCTGTTCGGCTGGCTGGTTCTGTACACCACGGCCCGCGGCCAAAAAATACTCAATCCGAATTGGGTGCTCGCAATACGGCAAGCCGGCTGGGTCCTATTAATCAACCGATGTTATGTGGACGGCATCTATAAAAAAACCGGCAGCGCCCTGCTCCGCTTGGCGCAGAAAGTCGCGTACCGGTATTAA
- a CDS encoding DUF2309 domain-containing protein, whose amino-acid sequence MTVSTAREVESHKELERIEVRSLIHLAGETISQFWPMQTFIHHNPLHGLEHLNIHQAIAQAEKFLGGRGYLPNEEYRNLYRQGRILDEAITDAVMPFSENRYVTIGTRNISHIEVLRTILIHGSGTIPHEISDAVFDSLRRDSQVEDFFTRLQSGGILKDADLSLRQQTDQARHDVVNQYTLAAWCDRTFETSLQQQINDELIKWCAGFLDQGHAPWSMPMREKTFYGSWKALAQKEGTGFLLSIPDWKLKLQQLPDRPEDAVLACLQDLDLPQSLWSNVFTLHLAQLPGWTGFLKWRADQVDHEWQKAFPVDLVQYMAVRLFYERELVSMVCHQQLEIPGTYSAITSSLERFPFGFGLYKAFRTGNLAQKMLPALDEGMFTVTPLPLQTLDGWGREADGTWGTIQRERTAKGHALMLHHLARSLGIALTDLTACPPEILETLLGWTTNFPESKHGPLWLQAFEMSYMKRFVNNLAPNLALVREWDSKQEKPEFSRPPAQAMFCIDVRSEGFRRHLEEVGGNETFGFAGFFGVPICFQGFGSEQETDQCPVLLKPKHRVREIPRAYQGKAAEQYLQRQNLAKTGHALLHDLKENVITPYVMVEAIGWFFGFRLFGQTIAPAWYRTFTSWVKEWFAIPIGTTLTVDKLSHEEAEEMVAAEHRATIHRLLIERYGRMGLAVSHDQVDRLRKQALYQAGSDSEDEETLSRLLGWNAAVHEQFLAELRQNHGIHQRAVSRRMHRITQVGFTPKEQAYFVETALRILGFTQGFSRLILICAHGSVSENNPYESALDCGACGGNEGYSNARAFVEMANKPYVRELLAQKGIHIPADTYFLPGQHNTTTDEVELFDLEDVPATHRKDLLRLERDLEEAGRRNSRERLSRLPDEQGMPSLNRSLRLAKRRSMDWSQVRPEWGLSRHTAFIVGRRLLTRGINLEGRTFLHSYDYLQDPTGKYLEIIMTAPLIVGNWINMEHYFSTVDPEVYGAGSKVYHNVVGRIGVMFGSQSDMRIGLPVQTVYDGPTPYHEPMRLMAIIEAPLERISAIIARHDLLQKLMGNQWVNLVALDPITMEFFMYHSSDDWRIIL is encoded by the coding sequence ATGACGGTTTCCACGGCACGTGAAGTCGAATCTCATAAAGAATTAGAACGCATCGAGGTCAGATCGCTGATTCATTTGGCGGGGGAAACCATTTCCCAATTTTGGCCCATGCAGACCTTCATTCACCACAACCCGCTGCATGGCCTGGAACACTTGAATATCCACCAGGCGATTGCCCAAGCCGAAAAATTTCTGGGAGGCCGCGGGTATCTTCCCAATGAGGAATATCGAAACCTATACCGGCAGGGCCGGATCCTGGATGAGGCGATTACCGATGCCGTCATGCCCTTCTCAGAGAACCGGTATGTCACCATCGGCACGCGAAACATTTCTCACATCGAAGTTTTGCGGACGATCCTGATTCATGGAAGCGGGACGATCCCTCATGAAATCAGTGATGCCGTATTCGACAGTCTGCGTCGAGACTCTCAGGTAGAGGATTTTTTCACCCGCCTGCAATCCGGCGGCATCCTGAAGGATGCCGACCTGTCGTTGCGCCAACAGACAGACCAGGCACGCCATGATGTCGTCAATCAATATACACTTGCTGCATGGTGCGACCGGACATTTGAAACTTCTCTTCAGCAGCAGATCAATGATGAACTCATTAAATGGTGCGCCGGGTTTCTGGACCAAGGCCACGCTCCCTGGTCCATGCCTATGCGGGAAAAGACCTTCTATGGAAGTTGGAAAGCCCTGGCCCAGAAAGAAGGCACGGGATTTCTGCTGAGCATCCCGGACTGGAAGCTGAAGCTTCAGCAACTTCCTGACCGGCCGGAAGATGCCGTGCTGGCCTGCCTTCAGGATCTGGATCTGCCTCAGAGCCTTTGGAGCAACGTGTTTACCCTCCATTTGGCCCAACTGCCGGGATGGACGGGATTTCTCAAGTGGCGAGCCGATCAGGTTGACCATGAATGGCAGAAGGCGTTTCCCGTCGATCTGGTTCAGTATATGGCAGTACGGCTCTTCTATGAGCGTGAGTTGGTGAGCATGGTATGTCACCAGCAACTCGAGATCCCCGGCACCTATTCGGCCATTACGTCCTCCCTGGAGCGATTCCCGTTTGGGTTCGGTCTGTATAAGGCATTTCGTACCGGAAACCTGGCCCAGAAGATGCTGCCCGCTTTGGACGAGGGGATGTTCACCGTGACCCCGCTTCCTTTGCAAACGCTTGATGGATGGGGACGGGAAGCGGACGGCACATGGGGCACGATTCAACGTGAACGAACGGCCAAGGGCCACGCCTTGATGCTTCATCATCTGGCCCGTTCTCTCGGAATTGCGCTAACGGACCTGACGGCTTGTCCCCCCGAAATCCTGGAAACATTGTTGGGATGGACCACGAATTTTCCCGAATCCAAGCACGGGCCCTTGTGGCTTCAGGCATTCGAGATGAGCTACATGAAACGTTTCGTCAACAATCTGGCCCCCAATCTGGCTCTCGTTCGTGAATGGGATTCCAAACAGGAAAAGCCCGAATTTTCCAGACCGCCGGCCCAGGCCATGTTCTGCATCGATGTGCGATCTGAGGGATTCCGGCGGCATCTGGAGGAAGTAGGCGGCAATGAAACGTTCGGATTCGCCGGATTTTTCGGAGTCCCCATCTGCTTTCAGGGGTTCGGCAGCGAACAGGAAACGGATCAATGTCCGGTGTTGCTCAAACCCAAACACCGGGTCAGGGAAATCCCTCGGGCCTATCAGGGAAAAGCGGCTGAACAATACCTCCAACGTCAGAATCTGGCGAAAACCGGACATGCGCTACTTCATGATCTGAAAGAAAATGTGATCACACCCTATGTCATGGTCGAAGCGATCGGCTGGTTTTTCGGGTTCCGGCTCTTCGGTCAGACTATTGCGCCTGCCTGGTACCGGACATTCACGTCGTGGGTGAAGGAATGGTTTGCGATTCCGATTGGGACCACGTTAACCGTCGACAAGCTGTCCCATGAAGAAGCGGAAGAAATGGTGGCGGCCGAACATCGGGCGACCATTCATCGTCTTTTAATTGAACGGTACGGCCGCATGGGCCTAGCCGTTTCACATGATCAGGTGGATCGTCTTCGCAAACAGGCTCTTTATCAAGCTGGGTCGGACAGTGAGGACGAAGAAACCTTAAGCCGGTTGTTAGGCTGGAATGCCGCAGTCCATGAACAATTTCTCGCGGAATTACGTCAGAACCACGGGATTCATCAACGGGCGGTGAGCCGGCGCATGCACCGAATCACGCAGGTGGGGTTTACTCCTAAAGAACAGGCCTATTTCGTAGAAACCGCCCTGCGGATCCTTGGCTTTACACAGGGTTTTTCAAGGTTGATATTGATTTGCGCCCATGGAAGTGTCTCGGAAAACAATCCGTACGAGTCGGCGCTGGACTGCGGCGCCTGCGGCGGCAACGAGGGGTACTCCAATGCCCGGGCCTTTGTGGAAATGGCGAATAAACCCTACGTCCGGGAGCTTCTGGCCCAGAAAGGCATTCACATTCCCGCCGACACATATTTTTTACCGGGGCAGCACAATACCACCACGGACGAGGTAGAGTTATTCGATTTGGAGGATGTCCCGGCCACTCACCGGAAAGACCTCCTGCGCCTTGAACGCGATCTGGAAGAGGCGGGACGCCGAAACAGTCGGGAACGATTGTCCCGCCTTCCGGACGAACAGGGCATGCCGTCGCTGAACAGAAGTCTGCGACTTGCCAAACGGCGAAGTATGGATTGGTCTCAAGTGAGGCCCGAATGGGGCTTGTCGAGACACACGGCATTCATTGTCGGGCGGCGGCTTTTGACGAGAGGCATCAATCTGGAAGGACGGACATTCTTACATTCCTATGATTACCTGCAGGACCCCACAGGGAAATATCTGGAAATTATCATGACCGCGCCGTTGATTGTGGGCAATTGGATCAATATGGAACATTATTTTTCGACGGTGGACCCGGAGGTATACGGAGCCGGGAGCAAAGTGTACCATAACGTCGTCGGCCGGATCGGGGTGATGTTTGGCTCGCAAAGTGACATGCGCATCGGACTGCCCGTGCAGACCGTCTATGACGGCCCCACGCCCTACCATGAACCGATGCGGCTGATGGCCATCATCGAGGCGCCCTTGGAGCGCATATCCGCCATCATTGCGAGGCATGATCTTTTGCAGAAGTTGATGGGCAATCAGTGGGTCAATCTGGTGGCCCTCGATCCGATCACCATGGAGTTTTTTATGTACCATTCATCCGACGATTGGCGGATCATTCTTTAA
- a CDS encoding P-II family nitrogen regulator, producing the protein MSIRLFPMKEIKIIIEGEHIRFVTDVLDRIKASGYTVFSNISGKGHSGYHEGHLMFNDTSSLQMVLTVVPEEKVEPILFALKPFLERHSGSVFVLDASVLRPDHFLTTDS; encoded by the coding sequence ATGAGCATCAGGCTATTTCCCATGAAAGAGATCAAGATCATTATTGAAGGAGAACATATCCGTTTTGTCACGGATGTCCTGGATAGAATCAAAGCGAGCGGGTATACCGTCTTCAGTAATATTTCGGGAAAAGGCCACAGCGGATACCATGAGGGTCACCTCATGTTTAATGATACGAGCAGTTTGCAAATGGTCCTGACCGTCGTTCCTGAGGAAAAGGTTGAGCCCATTCTTTTTGCGCTGAAACCTTTCCTCGAGCGGCATTCGGGAAGCGTGTTTGTCCTGGATGCCAGTGTTTTGAGGCCCGATCATTTTCTCACTACCGATTCCTAA
- a CDS encoding glutathione peroxidase, which yields MTNILSLSVSWMFLFICGCNFEDPYTLNLSEQPASSSATVSPTIDRQKMAHNVYDFTLFDISAQPVSLERFQGKVLLIVNTASRCGYTAQLRELQTLYRQYQYQGLEILAFPSNDFGGQELETNEEIALFATRQFGVDFPLFAKTRVRGSDQHPLFAYLTTQGPADKQVRYNFEKFLVDRTGKVIARYSSDVVPLAEEIRVDIERALAFSA from the coding sequence ATGACAAACATACTTTCCCTTTCTGTGAGTTGGATGTTTCTATTTATCTGCGGGTGTAATTTTGAGGATCCCTACACCCTGAACCTTTCAGAACAACCAGCCTCCTCTTCGGCGACGGTGTCACCGACCATTGATCGACAAAAAATGGCACACAACGTCTATGACTTCACCCTTTTTGATATATCGGCCCAGCCGGTGTCCCTTGAACGGTTTCAGGGCAAGGTGCTTCTCATTGTGAATACGGCCAGTCGTTGCGGGTATACAGCACAGTTGAGGGAATTACAGACACTCTACCGTCAGTATCAATATCAGGGTTTGGAAATCTTGGCTTTCCCTTCCAACGATTTTGGCGGACAGGAACTTGAAACCAATGAGGAGATTGCTCTCTTTGCCACCAGACAATTCGGGGTCGACTTTCCTCTGTTTGCCAAAACCCGTGTGCGAGGAAGTGATCAGCACCCTCTCTTTGCCTATTTAACGACCCAGGGCCCTGCTGATAAACAAGTCCGGTACAATTTCGAAAAGTTCCTCGTAGACCGGACCGGTAAGGTTATTGCCCGGTATTCTTCCGATGTTGTTCCCCTCGCAGAAGAAATCCGTGTGGACATTGAACGGGCGTTGGCCTTTTCGGCTTAA
- a CDS encoding DUF6279 family lipoprotein: MKDLGFLHRSYWLGLCRILLLCPFLFSCNTLHITYSTADWILLWKLDRYFALSASQENYLDLQVKAFHVWHRHHQLPRYAQFLGQIDEFSKDELSQAELENIFASVEDFRVHLARRASPPGAEFLASVTPAQIRHLEEMLDQDYRRLVSEIGDDPEVRLDKRVETTSETLTTWVGELSVDQETYIRERMSKIPDTTDMWLAHRKSRQEKLLELLRSAHDPFSLEQGLFQWLADSKTGATEEYLVVFRKWREGVQRAVLDIDRILTRDQRAHFSRKLQGLIHDIHGLIG, translated from the coding sequence ATGAAAGATTTGGGTTTCCTCCATAGGTCATACTGGCTGGGGTTGTGCAGAATTCTGCTTTTGTGCCCCTTTCTGTTTTCCTGTAACACTCTCCACATCACATACTCGACCGCTGATTGGATCCTCCTATGGAAACTGGATCGGTATTTTGCTCTGTCTGCCTCTCAAGAAAACTATTTGGATCTCCAGGTCAAGGCATTTCATGTCTGGCACCGTCACCACCAACTTCCCCGGTACGCGCAATTTCTGGGTCAAATAGATGAATTTTCGAAAGATGAACTGAGTCAGGCAGAGCTGGAGAACATCTTTGCTTCGGTCGAAGACTTTCGTGTTCATCTTGCCAGACGAGCCTCTCCACCGGGTGCGGAATTTTTAGCCAGTGTCACGCCTGCCCAAATCCGTCATCTCGAAGAAATGTTGGATCAAGACTATCGACGGCTTGTGTCCGAAATCGGAGACGACCCGGAGGTCCGTTTGGATAAACGCGTGGAAACCACATCGGAAACTCTGACCACATGGGTGGGAGAGTTGTCGGTGGACCAAGAGACATATATTCGTGAGAGAATGAGCAAAATCCCCGATACCACGGATATGTGGCTGGCCCATCGCAAAAGCCGGCAGGAAAAATTGCTTGAACTTCTTCGTTCCGCTCATGATCCTTTTAGCTTGGAACAGGGTCTCTTTCAGTGGCTGGCCGACTCCAAGACCGGTGCCACGGAGGAATATCTCGTGGTCTTCAGGAAATGGCGTGAAGGAGTCCAACGAGCCGTCTTGGACATTGACCGGATTCTGACTCGGGATCAGCGGGCACATTTCTCCAGGAAGCTGCAAGGGTTGATCCACGATATCCATGGATTGATCGGGTAG
- a CDS encoding DUF427 domain-containing protein: MTQHVPEWLGAARSKWQYRGQERPSFAEKPSPGQESVWDYPRPPRLMPDHRRVMVRIRDKVLADSCSTFRFMETASPPTFYLPSADVDVSALVLTCASSLCEWKGTAQYWILAEGQKEAEPVAWTYPHPYPGFESIAGYFSFYPGQVECYVNDERVLPQPGGFYGGWVTREIVGPFKGRMGTGGW; the protein is encoded by the coding sequence ATGACCCAACATGTGCCTGAATGGCTAGGGGCGGCTCGTTCCAAATGGCAATATCGGGGACAGGAAAGACCGTCATTTGCGGAAAAGCCGTCTCCTGGCCAAGAATCTGTTTGGGATTATCCGAGGCCTCCTCGCCTGATGCCTGATCATCGCCGAGTAATGGTCCGTATTCGGGATAAGGTTCTGGCCGATTCCTGCTCCACGTTTCGATTTATGGAGACGGCGAGTCCTCCGACTTTTTATCTTCCTTCCGCAGATGTGGATGTGTCCGCTCTGGTTCTCACGTGCGCGTCATCTCTCTGTGAATGGAAAGGAACTGCTCAGTATTGGATACTGGCTGAAGGGCAGAAAGAGGCGGAACCCGTTGCCTGGACGTATCCGCATCCTTATCCGGGATTTGAATCCATCGCCGGATATTTTTCCTTCTACCCCGGCCAGGTGGAATGCTACGTCAATGATGAGCGTGTGCTGCCACAACCGGGCGGGTTTTATGGCGGGTGGGTGACCAGGGAAATTGTTGGTCCGTTTAAAGGCCGAATGGGTACGGGGGGATGGTAG
- a CDS encoding aldo/keto reductase, with translation MSLPTRVLGKTGISLPILGFGTAQAGKRLSRREAVPLFEAALNAGVKYFDTAPEFAGYGKAQEQLGHLLKMRRQDIFLVTKCYDPTYDGALKLLERNLKELQTDYADLVFVHSLGADKMDPAVVFGRKGAYSGIVKAKSLGLTKYIGLSGHNRPGRFVDAIQRVEVDVLLNLVNFVDRHTYNFEERVWTVANRLNLGLIAMKVFGGEPESGGNSLSQCLMPLSHLDNAFRYALGVPLVTCAVIGMATPGELKDNLRRARNFTPLNDREVKNLLKSGRVLASQWGTHFGALV, from the coding sequence ATGAGTCTGCCGACACGGGTATTGGGAAAAACCGGAATATCCTTACCCATTCTTGGATTTGGGACTGCGCAAGCAGGAAAACGACTGAGTCGCCGCGAGGCAGTGCCTTTATTTGAGGCTGCCCTCAATGCGGGCGTGAAATATTTTGATACCGCACCTGAATTTGCAGGATATGGGAAAGCCCAAGAGCAATTGGGCCACCTGTTGAAGATGCGGCGACAAGATATTTTTTTAGTCACCAAATGTTATGACCCCACCTATGATGGCGCACTAAAGCTTTTAGAGCGCAATCTTAAAGAACTCCAAACGGATTATGCAGATTTGGTCTTTGTGCATAGTCTTGGGGCTGACAAAATGGATCCCGCTGTGGTGTTTGGTCGCAAGGGAGCTTACAGCGGGATCGTCAAAGCCAAATCTTTGGGACTGACCAAATACATCGGCTTGTCCGGCCACAATCGCCCTGGAAGGTTTGTCGATGCCATTCAACGCGTTGAGGTCGATGTTCTGCTCAATCTCGTCAATTTTGTTGACCGGCATACCTACAATTTTGAAGAGCGAGTGTGGACGGTTGCCAACCGCTTGAACCTGGGACTCATTGCCATGAAAGTGTTTGGAGGGGAGCCGGAATCAGGGGGAAACAGCCTAAGCCAATGCTTGATGCCCCTCTCCCATTTAGATAACGCTTTTCGCTATGCCTTGGGCGTGCCCCTGGTGACGTGTGCAGTCATCGGAATGGCCACACCAGGAGAATTGAAGGATAACCTTCGACGAGCGCGCAATTTTACACCTCTGAATGACCGGGAAGTGAAGAATCTTCTCAAGTCCGGCCGCGTTCTCGCTTCTCAGTGGGGAACCCATTTTGGAGCGTTGGTGTAA